A single Crateriforma conspicua DNA region contains:
- the uvrA gene encoding excinuclease ABC subunit UvrA — protein sequence MRGCRVHNLKNIDVDIPHGALVAVCGLSGSGKTSLALDTLYAEGQRCYIESFSAYARQYLERLDKPDCDQITGIPPALAVTRKGTTKTNRSTVATATDIADHLRLLFAKAADLICPSCGKPVVADDPETVAAQMRSLGDSTRSVIGFPVHLPNRKDASEILLGLQQEGYVRLIIGGQTFRLSDEDRRPMAAKVGRGGTEAIVVVDRVSGRDDLSRLTESLETAMTEGYGKAVVLAQTPDDFNAEPWSASVMEVDGRSFQRRVISRSRRCESCDIDFPDPVPRLFNFNHPLGACPTCEGFGDVVDVDMDLVVPDRDKSIAEGAIAPWNTPSYRHELDELLALADDYDIPVDVPFKKLKKKHLKWIIGGVPERDFGGLDGFFAWLDRKKYKMHIRIFASRYRSYRTCPDCHGKRLRDEVLAYRIGDQSIADVMAMSASHVGDFLNAMQWQGTKQDIASEPVHQITRRLQFLDSVGLGYLQLDRTLRTLSGGETQRVALTGALGSDLINMLYVLDEPTAGLHPADVDQLVESIVRLQNRGNTVVVVEHDETLIRLADRVIEIGPEAGVGGGEVVFDGTPKQLLRSRQSITAGYLRRESGRTLTHRTPRKPTGWIQIRGADGHNLQSIDVDIPRGVMCLVTGVSGSGKSSLVHDTLYPAVCAALGTRAVDRSGDVLPLESIGGLVGLNDCLLVDQSPISRSARSCPVTFVKAFDPIRKVFAETVQAKTMNLTPGHFSFNSSKGQCPRCEGAGVLEVDMQFLADVSMQCPECRGTRFRPEILQAHYRDRSIADVLAMTVNQAYHFFRGHAKVQSRLKRMIDVGLDYVTLGQGATTLSSGEGQRLKLAAFLASQTKRKTLFIMDEPTTGLHFADIVRLVDCFDALIADGHSMIVVEHHPLMMRAADYLIDLGPGAAENGGQVVATGTPEQIMADGRGATADCLRRWADAQPD from the coding sequence GTGCGGGGATGCCGCGTTCACAACCTGAAGAATATCGATGTGGACATTCCGCACGGTGCGCTGGTGGCCGTGTGTGGGCTGTCGGGCAGCGGGAAGACGTCGCTGGCCCTGGACACTTTGTATGCCGAAGGCCAGCGGTGTTACATCGAAAGTTTTTCCGCATACGCGCGGCAGTATCTGGAACGTTTGGACAAGCCCGACTGTGATCAAATCACCGGTATCCCACCGGCTTTGGCGGTCACACGCAAAGGCACCACCAAGACGAACCGCAGCACCGTCGCCACCGCCACCGACATTGCCGATCACTTGCGGTTGTTGTTCGCCAAGGCCGCCGATCTGATTTGCCCGTCCTGTGGCAAGCCGGTGGTGGCCGACGATCCGGAAACGGTAGCCGCGCAAATGCGGTCGCTGGGCGATTCGACTCGTTCGGTGATCGGGTTCCCGGTGCATCTACCCAATCGCAAGGACGCATCGGAGATCCTGTTGGGATTGCAGCAGGAAGGTTATGTCCGGCTGATCATCGGAGGCCAGACGTTCCGGCTGTCTGACGAAGACCGACGTCCGATGGCGGCCAAAGTGGGGCGTGGTGGAACCGAAGCGATCGTGGTGGTCGACCGTGTTTCCGGCCGTGATGATCTCAGCCGGCTGACCGAATCGCTGGAAACCGCGATGACCGAAGGCTATGGCAAAGCCGTCGTGTTGGCGCAAACGCCGGATGATTTCAACGCCGAACCCTGGTCCGCATCGGTGATGGAAGTGGACGGGCGGTCGTTTCAACGGCGAGTGATCAGCCGGTCGCGACGCTGCGAATCCTGTGACATTGATTTTCCTGATCCCGTACCACGGTTGTTCAATTTCAATCATCCGCTGGGGGCCTGCCCGACCTGCGAAGGCTTCGGCGATGTCGTCGACGTGGATATGGACTTGGTGGTCCCGGATCGTGACAAGTCGATCGCCGAAGGCGCGATCGCACCGTGGAATACGCCGTCTTATCGTCACGAGTTGGATGAGCTGTTGGCTTTGGCCGACGACTATGACATCCCGGTGGATGTTCCGTTCAAAAAGCTGAAGAAGAAGCATCTGAAGTGGATCATCGGCGGTGTACCCGAACGCGACTTTGGCGGGCTGGACGGATTCTTTGCTTGGTTGGATCGCAAAAAGTACAAAATGCACATCCGCATTTTTGCTTCACGCTATCGCAGCTATCGGACCTGTCCGGATTGTCACGGGAAACGGCTGCGCGACGAAGTGTTGGCTTACCGAATCGGTGACCAATCAATTGCCGATGTGATGGCCATGTCGGCATCGCATGTCGGTGATTTCTTGAACGCAATGCAATGGCAAGGAACCAAACAAGACATTGCATCGGAGCCGGTGCATCAGATCACCCGCCGCTTGCAGTTCTTGGACTCGGTGGGTCTGGGCTACTTGCAGTTGGACCGGACGCTGCGGACTTTATCCGGAGGCGAAACTCAGCGGGTGGCGTTGACCGGCGCGTTGGGCAGCGACCTGATCAACATGCTGTATGTTCTGGACGAACCGACCGCGGGGTTGCATCCGGCCGACGTGGACCAATTGGTCGAATCCATCGTCCGGTTGCAGAATCGCGGCAACACCGTGGTCGTCGTTGAACACGATGAAACGCTGATACGTTTGGCCGATCGCGTGATCGAAATCGGTCCGGAAGCGGGCGTCGGCGGTGGCGAAGTCGTCTTTGACGGGACCCCCAAACAACTGCTGCGCAGCCGTCAATCGATCACCGCGGGATATCTGCGTCGCGAATCCGGCAGGACGTTGACGCACCGCACACCGCGAAAACCGACCGGATGGATCCAAATCCGCGGTGCCGATGGACACAACTTGCAATCCATCGATGTCGACATTCCGCGGGGCGTGATGTGTCTGGTCACCGGTGTTTCGGGCAGCGGCAAAAGTTCGCTGGTGCACGACACGTTGTATCCGGCAGTGTGCGCGGCCTTGGGGACACGAGCGGTCGATCGATCCGGTGATGTCTTGCCGTTGGAATCGATCGGGGGCTTGGTCGGGCTGAATGATTGTCTGTTGGTCGATCAGTCACCGATCAGCCGCAGCGCCCGCAGTTGTCCGGTGACCTTTGTCAAAGCGTTTGATCCGATTCGCAAGGTCTTTGCGGAAACCGTCCAAGCCAAAACGATGAACCTGACCCCGGGGCACTTCAGCTTCAACAGCAGCAAAGGCCAATGCCCACGCTGTGAAGGTGCGGGCGTCTTAGAAGTCGACATGCAGTTCTTGGCGGACGTCAGCATGCAGTGTCCCGAATGCCGCGGGACACGATTCCGTCCCGAGATTCTGCAGGCCCATTATCGCGATCGCAGCATCGCCGATGTGTTGGCGATGACGGTCAACCAGGCGTACCACTTTTTTCGCGGACACGCCAAAGTCCAATCGCGTTTGAAACGCATGATCGACGTCGGGTTGGACTATGTCACGCTTGGCCAAGGGGCGACGACGCTTTCCAGTGGCGAAGGTCAGCGGTTGAAGCTGGCCGCGTTTTTGGCCAGCCAGACGAAACGCAAGACGTTGTTCATCATGGACGAACCGACCACCGGATTGCATTTTGCGGACATCGTCCGGTTGGTGGACTGTTTTGACGCCTTGATCGCCGACGGACATTCGATGATCGTCGTCGAACACCATCCGCTGATGATGCGGGCGGCCGACTATCTGATCGATTTGGGGCCGGGCGCGGCGGAAAACGGTGGCCAAGTGGTTGCCACCGGGACACCGGAACAAATCATGGCCGACGGCCGGGGCGCGACGGCGGATTGTTTGCGTCGCTGGGCTGATGCCCAACCGGACTAG
- a CDS encoding Gfo/Idh/MocA family protein has translation MVHSSVSADSPSGDIGVAVCGVNGRGGSHLAAFMKEPRTVVNVIVDIDEAVGQKRASEVERQQGKRPVVISDVREAVQRDDVKVVSCATPNHWHALIGVLAMQNGKDVYLEKPISHNVQEGSALVAAAKKYGRMLQTGTQCRSSTACQDAVEFIRSGGIGEVKFARGLCYKRRKSIGALGDYEIPEQVDFDLWSGPATLTDPKLTRQRFHYDWHWQRHYGNGDLGNQGPHQTDIARWGLGVDVQPNSILTYGGRLGYQAERNDPSYVDAGDTGNTEVSIYDYGDKCIVFETRGLSVDNSADDEINKLFGFSKGNKIGVIFYGSEGYLAQTSYGSCEAFDKNMNSIKKFGHQSKYGDGFNLNDDHFMNFLDAVQTRDASVLHADANTGHLSASVSHLGNISYYLGEDNKVSPDELKQQLASVKSLDDNIETANRTLKHLTDNGVDLDKYPVSLGPLLKFDPETEKFLNNDQANELLTRQYRDGFEVPAPADV, from the coding sequence ATGGTCCATTCGTCGGTATCGGCCGACAGCCCCAGCGGCGATATCGGCGTCGCGGTCTGCGGTGTCAACGGACGTGGCGGCAGCCACCTGGCCGCGTTCATGAAAGAACCGCGCACGGTCGTCAACGTGATCGTCGACATCGACGAAGCGGTGGGACAAAAACGTGCCAGCGAGGTCGAACGACAACAGGGCAAACGTCCCGTCGTGATCTCCGACGTCCGTGAAGCGGTCCAGCGGGATGACGTCAAAGTCGTCAGTTGTGCGACGCCGAACCACTGGCACGCATTGATCGGCGTTCTGGCGATGCAAAACGGCAAAGACGTCTATCTGGAAAAACCCATCAGCCACAACGTTCAAGAAGGCAGCGCCCTGGTGGCCGCCGCCAAGAAGTACGGCCGCATGTTGCAAACCGGCACCCAATGCCGCAGCAGCACCGCGTGCCAGGACGCAGTCGAGTTCATCAGGTCGGGCGGAATCGGCGAAGTCAAATTTGCACGCGGCCTGTGTTACAAACGCCGCAAGTCAATTGGCGCGTTGGGCGATTACGAGATCCCCGAACAAGTCGACTTTGATCTGTGGAGCGGTCCGGCCACGTTGACGGATCCCAAACTGACTCGGCAACGCTTCCATTACGATTGGCACTGGCAACGTCACTACGGCAACGGCGACTTGGGTAACCAAGGTCCCCACCAAACCGACATCGCGCGTTGGGGCTTGGGCGTCGACGTCCAACCCAATTCGATCCTGACCTATGGCGGTCGGCTGGGCTATCAAGCCGAACGTAACGACCCCAGCTATGTCGATGCCGGCGACACCGGAAACACCGAAGTTTCCATCTACGATTACGGCGATAAGTGCATCGTTTTCGAAACACGTGGTCTGTCAGTGGACAATTCCGCCGACGACGAAATCAACAAGCTATTCGGATTCTCCAAGGGCAACAAGATCGGCGTGATCTTCTACGGCAGCGAAGGATACTTGGCCCAAACCAGCTATGGCAGCTGCGAGGCGTTCGACAAGAACATGAATTCGATCAAGAAGTTCGGTCACCAGTCGAAGTACGGCGATGGGTTCAACCTGAACGACGATCACTTCATGAATTTCCTGGACGCCGTGCAAACCCGTGACGCTTCGGTGCTGCACGCCGACGCGAATACCGGCCACCTGTCGGCATCGGTCAGCCACCTGGGCAACATTTCGTACTACTTGGGTGAAGACAACAAGGTTTCACCGGACGAACTGAAGCAACAACTGGCCAGTGTGAAGAGCCTGGATGACAACATCGAAACGGCCAATCGCACCTTGAAGCATTTGACCGACAACGGCGTTGACCTGGACAAGTATCCGGTTTCATTGGGACCGCTGTTGAAGTTCGATCCGGAAACTGAAAAGTTCCTGAACAACGACCAGGCCAACGAATTGCTGACGCGGCAGTACCGCGACGGTTTTGAGGTCCCCGCACCGGCGGACGTTTGA
- the aroA gene encoding 3-phosphoshikimate 1-carboxyvinyltransferase: MTRSESAPSGSQHSDDSAAEKSSIDHASTNCTVEVRPSPPVVGAIRPPGSKSLTNRALICAAFSVGESPAVLHGALRSEDTEVMVAALRQVGWDIDVSGDGTEITVGGRLGDSNASAKGDGPAELFIANSGTTIRFLTAALSAAGGDYRLSGVPRMHQRPIGDLTDAIASVIDGRIVTESDGGCPPVCMEGRGWNGHQLKVRGSVSSQYLSGLMMAGPIAASGQPTVIEVSGELVSRPYVDMTAKVMADFGAVVHLQDSQAESGDAALKVVIEPVAYRPVDYDIEPDASAASYFWATAAITGGKVTVQGLSPDALQGDVGLVDVLAKMGCAVEKSDGHLTVQGVPPGQRLTGIDVDMNAISDTVQTLAVVALFADGPTRVRGVAHNRFKETDRIGDLACELRKLGATVEEHDDGMTIHPLTETQVCRSEDAPPIRLATYHDHRMAMSLALVGLRIPGIQIENPACTAKTYPNYFADLEGLIGQSHLWRNDSDD; encoded by the coding sequence ATGACAAGATCTGAATCTGCCCCCTCCGGTTCGCAACACTCCGACGACTCCGCCGCGGAAAAGTCGTCGATCGATCACGCGTCGACGAATTGCACCGTGGAGGTGCGGCCATCGCCACCGGTGGTCGGGGCGATCCGGCCGCCGGGCAGCAAAAGCTTGACCAACCGGGCGTTGATCTGTGCGGCGTTTTCAGTTGGCGAATCACCGGCGGTGTTGCATGGCGCTTTGCGAAGCGAAGACACCGAGGTCATGGTCGCGGCGCTTCGCCAAGTCGGTTGGGACATCGACGTTTCCGGCGACGGTACGGAGATCACCGTTGGCGGACGTCTTGGCGATTCCAATGCATCCGCCAAAGGCGACGGGCCGGCCGAACTGTTCATCGCCAACAGCGGGACGACGATCCGCTTTCTGACCGCCGCGCTGTCGGCCGCCGGCGGTGACTATCGTCTGTCGGGCGTGCCGCGGATGCACCAGAGACCGATCGGCGATTTGACGGACGCCATCGCATCGGTCATCGACGGCCGCATCGTGACCGAATCCGATGGCGGGTGCCCGCCGGTTTGCATGGAAGGCCGCGGATGGAATGGCCACCAATTGAAAGTCCGTGGCAGCGTCAGTAGCCAGTACCTGAGTGGATTGATGATGGCCGGACCCATCGCCGCGTCCGGCCAGCCCACCGTTATCGAAGTGTCTGGCGAATTGGTATCGCGGCCCTACGTCGACATGACGGCCAAAGTGATGGCGGACTTTGGTGCGGTGGTGCATCTGCAGGATTCGCAAGCCGAATCGGGCGATGCGGCGCTGAAAGTCGTCATCGAACCGGTTGCCTACCGACCGGTCGACTATGACATCGAACCCGATGCGTCGGCCGCCAGTTATTTTTGGGCCACGGCGGCAATCACGGGCGGCAAAGTCACGGTGCAAGGATTGTCACCGGATGCGTTGCAGGGCGACGTCGGCTTGGTTGATGTCTTGGCCAAGATGGGCTGTGCTGTTGAAAAGTCCGACGGCCACCTGACGGTCCAAGGTGTCCCGCCCGGCCAACGACTGACCGGCATCGATGTCGACATGAATGCAATCAGCGACACCGTTCAAACGCTTGCCGTTGTCGCCCTGTTTGCCGACGGGCCGACCCGCGTGCGAGGCGTGGCGCACAACCGGTTCAAAGAAACCGACCGGATTGGCGATTTGGCGTGCGAACTTCGAAAGCTGGGCGCGACCGTCGAAGAACATGATGACGGCATGACGATTCACCCCCTAACTGAAACGCAGGTTTGCCGCAGCGAGGACGCGCCGCCGATCCGCTTGGCCACGTATCACGATCACCGGATGGCGATGAGTCTGGCTTTGGTCGGACTGCGGATTCCTGGCATCCAGATTGAAAACCCCGCCTGCACCGCAAAGACCTATCCGAATTACTTTGCCGACCTGGAAGGTTTGATCGGCCAGTCGCACCTCTGGCGGAACGATTCGGACGACTAG
- a CDS encoding sugar phosphate isomerase/epimerase family protein, translating to MAELKLAVRLDAIPIDTRRPGGLKKALIAAAALRVDAVELCARQTVRPSELSDTGVRQLRKMLDDLNLRVAAIRFQTRRGYDNPSDLERRVDATKQALSFAYRLGAPVVVNQIGRVQPMPQTDGDEETPQPLSPEMQQLQLVLDDLGRYGARVGAVLAAETGSESGPDLESMLRLSDQAFIAAALNPGQLIINRFDVDEAIAALGNRIHLVCAVDGVLDFAAGRGLMVPLGQGTADFPNLLGRLEDLPYRGPFVVGRADMPDESAMAEMADGISYLRSL from the coding sequence ATGGCAGAACTGAAACTGGCCGTCCGTCTGGACGCCATTCCGATCGATACCCGACGCCCCGGCGGGCTCAAGAAAGCATTGATCGCCGCGGCGGCATTGCGGGTCGATGCCGTGGAACTTTGTGCCCGACAGACGGTCCGGCCTTCGGAATTATCGGACACGGGCGTTCGGCAATTGCGGAAAATGCTGGATGATTTGAATTTGAGGGTCGCAGCGATCCGGTTTCAAACGCGGCGCGGATATGACAACCCGAGTGATTTAGAACGGCGCGTCGACGCGACAAAGCAGGCGTTGTCGTTCGCCTATCGCTTGGGGGCACCGGTGGTGGTCAACCAAATCGGGCGTGTTCAACCGATGCCACAAACCGATGGCGATGAAGAGACGCCGCAGCCGTTGTCGCCGGAGATGCAGCAGTTGCAATTGGTCCTGGATGACCTGGGACGCTATGGCGCACGCGTCGGCGCGGTCTTGGCCGCTGAAACGGGATCCGAAAGCGGGCCCGATTTGGAAAGCATGCTGCGGCTGTCCGACCAAGCGTTCATTGCCGCCGCGTTGAACCCCGGCCAATTGATCATCAACCGATTTGATGTCGATGAAGCGATCGCGGCGCTGGGCAATCGGATCCACTTAGTCTGCGCCGTCGACGGCGTGCTGGATTTTGCCGCCGGCCGCGGATTGATGGTCCCCTTAGGTCAGGGGACCGCGGACTTTCCAAACTTGCTGGGGCGACTGGAAGATTTGCCCTATCGCGGCCCTTTTGTTGTCGGCCGCGCCGACATGCCGGACGAATCGGCGATGGCGGAAATGGCCGACGGGATCAGTTATCTCCGGTCGTTGTAG
- a CDS encoding COG1470 family protein, with product MTTGSFGVAQDPAVSFEKRGDNDAYQNRLTELLFGKQSRMPVRISSSAPLRGPDVHEGPAGLKGYVWDFGRTNDNDHDLWPDGWGRREGRGYPNYIEIGIESAGNPTTTLLRNIDAWLLGQEAYIDVWQWVRKNVPLVALIQPPSPQPIVMINRFATHPVLPILPPTLPDLAEDNYLRFQMNGGLAEVWSTVVPTNRAYQYQFRCRAKTTGLKHDQAIAELVFLDEADREVDVHAMSPITGTTPWTQYQIDHIRPPQTASKMLVRLRIEGSGDGLQDIRGEIGFDEIHIEQFPQLRVETDRERGVYWVDQPIDVTARVMGLGHHNFSIRFRMLDQYDREIATKLVPIRPGAAFVARDSGANPSNAPSDANRLMVRLTSRDDVRVDWSPPLPPPGFYRFTAALEDGHRTSLASETTVAVIDRLVDRPVRGPYGWTLDNFSARTEDRPDFSPESITQWLQALGVSRVKIPAWLGPDDHEGAERLTQLFRRLQDAGIQTVGMLDVPPRSRLSMYDLRGADDEVAAQLFRDEKVWQSELEPVMTRLTLKCRVWQLGADGDHSFLGRPGLRDSVQEISRGLQGFGQPLDLALSWPWLEPLPPPEETSWQANCRTLDLPMTNDELHEVLTRNESTRKLGPRTWMLMDPIRKDQYSRDARILDLVLRMATIRNHRVEASFVSRPTDTESGLLRPNGRPGELLLPWRTTSRLLGDLRYIGSIEMRSGAQNAVFAGNGRAVMMVWSDQPTQEEMYLGDQPRQIDVWGRSNRLQESPGREHPVHRFVIGKTPTFLVDIDPTLIAFRMSVALQPAQLDSLLGISQPIVVSYSNPTDVSLLGTLRMIGPDSWQVQSPLRPWEILPHKGAREVFNVILENDTTVGDYEIPIRFQFQTTPPRSITVYRDIHIGPEGLELQATTRMVGSEMLVQLELTNSGPRTRTYQFILFPRNGRQDKRLILSVQPGKTVKRFFGLEDGEELVGQTMWLRAIEQDSDRVLNYTITGTR from the coding sequence ATGACCACCGGCAGTTTCGGCGTTGCCCAAGACCCCGCGGTGTCGTTTGAAAAGCGTGGTGACAACGATGCGTATCAAAACCGATTGACCGAATTGCTGTTCGGCAAACAAAGTCGGATGCCCGTTCGAATCAGCAGTTCGGCGCCGCTGCGTGGCCCCGACGTTCACGAAGGTCCGGCAGGTCTGAAGGGCTACGTTTGGGATTTCGGACGCACCAACGACAACGACCACGACCTTTGGCCCGACGGCTGGGGACGGCGTGAAGGCCGGGGATATCCCAACTACATCGAAATCGGAATCGAATCGGCCGGCAATCCGACAACCACTCTGCTTCGCAACATCGACGCTTGGTTGCTGGGACAGGAGGCCTACATCGACGTTTGGCAATGGGTGCGAAAAAACGTGCCCTTGGTCGCCTTGATCCAACCGCCGTCGCCGCAGCCGATCGTCATGATCAACCGGTTTGCCACCCATCCGGTGTTGCCGATCCTGCCGCCAACGCTGCCCGACTTGGCCGAAGACAACTATTTGCGGTTCCAGATGAACGGCGGCTTGGCAGAAGTCTGGTCCACGGTGGTGCCGACCAACCGGGCCTATCAGTACCAGTTCCGTTGTCGGGCAAAAACCACCGGATTGAAACACGATCAGGCGATCGCCGAATTGGTTTTCTTGGATGAAGCCGATCGAGAAGTGGACGTCCATGCGATGTCACCGATCACCGGCACCACGCCCTGGACCCAATACCAGATCGATCATATCCGTCCGCCCCAAACCGCATCCAAGATGCTGGTCCGTCTGCGCATCGAAGGCTCCGGGGACGGACTGCAGGACATTCGAGGCGAAATCGGATTCGACGAGATTCACATCGAACAGTTTCCGCAATTGCGAGTGGAAACGGATCGCGAACGCGGCGTTTACTGGGTGGACCAGCCGATCGACGTCACCGCTCGCGTGATGGGTCTGGGACACCACAACTTTTCGATTCGTTTCCGGATGCTGGATCAGTACGACCGCGAAATCGCAACCAAGCTGGTGCCCATTCGCCCCGGTGCCGCCTTTGTCGCCCGCGACTCCGGTGCAAACCCCAGTAACGCACCTTCCGATGCGAATCGTCTGATGGTTCGGCTGACCAGCCGCGACGACGTCCGCGTGGACTGGTCACCACCATTGCCGCCGCCGGGCTTTTATCGGTTCACCGCCGCGTTGGAAGACGGCCACCGGACCAGCTTGGCCAGTGAAACCACGGTCGCGGTCATCGATCGTTTGGTCGATCGTCCGGTCCGCGGCCCGTATGGATGGACGCTGGATAACTTTTCCGCCCGAACGGAAGACCGCCCTGATTTTTCGCCCGAATCGATCACTCAGTGGCTCCAGGCGTTGGGTGTTTCGCGAGTCAAAATCCCGGCTTGGCTTGGCCCTGATGATCACGAGGGTGCCGAACGTTTGACGCAACTGTTCCGCCGACTGCAGGATGCCGGCATCCAAACGGTGGGCATGCTGGACGTCCCACCCCGCAGCCGCCTGTCGATGTACGACCTGCGCGGTGCCGATGACGAAGTTGCCGCACAGTTGTTCCGAGATGAAAAGGTCTGGCAATCGGAATTGGAACCGGTGATGACGCGGTTGACTTTGAAGTGCCGGGTCTGGCAATTGGGGGCCGACGGGGACCACAGCTTCCTGGGTCGCCCCGGACTGCGTGATTCGGTCCAGGAGATTTCGCGTGGGTTGCAAGGATTCGGCCAGCCACTGGATCTGGCGTTGTCATGGCCTTGGTTGGAACCGTTGCCGCCGCCGGAAGAAACGTCTTGGCAAGCCAATTGCCGAACGTTGGATCTGCCAATGACCAACGATGAATTGCACGAAGTCCTCACGCGAAACGAATCGACTCGCAAGCTGGGACCGCGGACGTGGATGCTGATGGACCCGATTCGCAAGGACCAGTATTCACGTGACGCACGCATTCTGGATCTGGTGTTGCGGATGGCGACGATTCGAAATCACCGTGTGGAAGCTTCCTTTGTCAGCCGACCAACCGATACCGAAAGCGGACTGTTGCGTCCCAACGGGCGCCCCGGCGAACTGTTGCTGCCCTGGCGTACGACGTCACGTTTGCTGGGCGATCTGCGATACATCGGTTCGATCGAAATGCGCAGCGGCGCCCAAAACGCGGTCTTCGCCGGCAACGGCCGCGCCGTGATGATGGTCTGGTCGGACCAGCCGACCCAAGAAGAAATGTACTTGGGTGATCAACCACGACAAATCGACGTCTGGGGACGTTCCAATCGATTGCAAGAATCCCCCGGTCGCGAACATCCGGTGCATCGCTTTGTCATTGGCAAGACACCGACGTTCTTGGTCGACATCGATCCCACACTGATCGCCTTCCGCATGTCGGTGGCATTGCAGCCCGCACAACTCGACAGCCTGCTGGGCATCAGCCAGCCGATCGTGGTCAGCTATTCCAACCCGACCGATGTCAGCTTGCTGGGCACGTTACGGATGATCGGCCCGGATTCATGGCAGGTTCAATCGCCGCTGCGTCCGTGGGAAATTTTGCCGCATAAAGGCGCCCGCGAGGTGTTCAATGTCATCTTGGAAAACGACACCACCGTCGGCGATTACGAGATCCCCATTCGGTTCCAATTCCAAACCACGCCGCCACGTTCCATCACCGTATACCGTGACATCCACATCGGTCCCGAAGGCTTGGAATTGCAGGCGACCACGCGGATGGTCGGGTCGGAAATGCTAGTCCAGTTGGAATTGACCAATTCGGGACCGCGAACCCGCACGTATCAGTTCATCCTGTTTCCGCGAAACGGACGCCAAGACAAACGTCTGATCTTGAGCGTCCAACCAGGCAAGACCGTGAAGCGTTTCTTTGGACTTGAAGACGGCGAAGAACTGGTGGGTCAAACAATGTGGCTTCGCGCGATCGAACAAGATTCCGATCGCGTGCTGAACTACACAATCACTGGCACGCGTTAA
- the yidD gene encoding membrane protein insertion efficiency factor YidD codes for MLQRLAIAAVRMYQTTISPLIGASCRYTPTCSEYTVQAIQKYGLCRGIWKGVCRIARCHPFSRGGYDPP; via the coding sequence ATGCTTCAGCGTTTGGCCATCGCCGCGGTGCGAATGTATCAGACCACCATCAGCCCACTGATCGGTGCCAGTTGCCGCTACACGCCCACGTGCAGCGAATACACCGTCCAAGCGATTCAGAAATACGGTTTGTGCCGGGGAATTTGGAAAGGCGTCTGCCGCATCGCGCGGTGCCATCCTTTTTCCCGCGGCGGATATGACCCGCCCTGA